A portion of the Bacillus oleivorans genome contains these proteins:
- a CDS encoding DNA topoisomerase III produces MSKKLVLAEKPSVGRDIARVLQCQKKGNGYFEGSQYIVTWALGHLVTLADPESYDHKYKSWRIEDLPMLPAPLKLVVIKQTGKQFNTVKQLLNRNEVNEIIIATDAGREGELVARWIIEKTKIHKSIKRLWISSVTDKAIKEGFSRLRNGKEFENLYASAVARSEADWYVGINATRALTTKHNAQLSCGRVQTPTLAIIAAREEEIKNFKPKTYYGIQAETDLLRLTWHDGKTKDQKTFQKEKIENLLLKLKNKDLIVENVHRTLKKSYAPQLYDLTELQRDAHKIFGFSAKETLSIMQKLYEQYKVVTYPRTDSRYLSSDIADTLKERVEACKVQPYARVAAKILQSPIKTNKSFIDNSKVTDHHAIIPTEQAASIRALSEKERKIYDLVVKRFLSVLLPPFEYEQTVVEAKSEGEIFTAKGKSVLSLGWKEVFEQNDDDEMDETEAEQTIPAIEKGEILKVTLWNQTTGETKPPKPFNEGTLLSAMENPVRYMAGERKDLIQTIGKTGGLGTVATRADIIEKLFNSFLIEQKGKDIFITNKGKQLLELVPEDLKSPALTAEWELKLESIAKGKLPKKVFIKEIVEYTKEAVSEIKNSEARFKHDNVTGTRCPDCGKLMLEVTGKKGKMLVCQDRECGHRKSISKITNARCPNCHKRLELRGEGEGQIFFCSCGHREKVSAFQKRRKENQTSKASKQEVQKYLKKNKQEEPINTSLADALAKLNLDK; encoded by the coding sequence ATGTCAAAAAAATTAGTCTTAGCAGAAAAACCTTCTGTTGGTCGAGATATAGCAAGAGTACTTCAATGCCAAAAAAAAGGGAATGGTTATTTTGAAGGTTCCCAATATATTGTGACATGGGCTTTAGGTCATCTCGTAACATTAGCTGATCCGGAAAGTTATGATCATAAATATAAATCATGGAGAATCGAGGACCTGCCGATGCTGCCGGCACCACTAAAATTAGTGGTCATTAAGCAAACTGGAAAACAATTTAATACGGTAAAACAACTGTTGAACCGAAACGAAGTCAATGAAATTATCATTGCAACTGATGCAGGCCGTGAAGGGGAGCTTGTTGCCCGCTGGATTATTGAAAAAACAAAGATTCATAAATCAATAAAACGTCTGTGGATCTCATCTGTAACCGATAAGGCAATTAAAGAGGGATTTTCGCGTTTGCGAAACGGGAAAGAATTTGAGAACTTATATGCTTCTGCTGTGGCACGTTCTGAAGCAGATTGGTATGTCGGCATTAATGCTACAAGAGCATTGACAACAAAGCATAATGCCCAGCTCTCATGCGGTCGTGTGCAAACGCCAACGCTTGCTATTATTGCTGCAAGAGAAGAAGAAATCAAAAACTTTAAACCGAAGACGTATTACGGTATTCAAGCTGAAACAGATTTATTAAGGTTAACGTGGCATGATGGAAAAACAAAAGATCAAAAAACGTTCCAAAAGGAAAAAATCGAGAATCTGCTTTTAAAGCTGAAAAATAAGGATTTGATCGTTGAAAACGTTCATCGGACTCTTAAGAAAAGCTATGCTCCGCAATTATACGATTTAACGGAATTGCAAAGAGATGCTCACAAGATCTTTGGCTTTTCTGCGAAGGAAACGCTTTCCATCATGCAAAAGCTCTATGAACAGTATAAAGTAGTGACGTATCCAAGAACAGACTCGAGATATCTTTCATCTGACATTGCAGATACCTTAAAAGAACGGGTTGAGGCATGTAAAGTACAGCCATATGCAAGAGTTGCCGCGAAGATATTGCAAAGCCCAATTAAAACGAATAAGTCATTTATTGATAATAGTAAAGTGACCGATCACCATGCAATTATTCCAACGGAACAGGCTGCCAGTATTAGAGCATTAAGTGAGAAAGAAAGAAAAATATACGATTTAGTCGTCAAACGTTTTCTTTCTGTACTTCTCCCTCCGTTCGAATATGAGCAAACGGTTGTGGAAGCAAAGTCTGAGGGAGAAATTTTCACAGCTAAAGGGAAAAGCGTATTGTCCTTGGGCTGGAAAGAAGTTTTTGAACAAAACGATGACGATGAAATGGATGAAACAGAGGCAGAGCAAACGATCCCAGCCATTGAAAAGGGAGAAATTTTAAAAGTAACACTCTGGAACCAGACAACAGGTGAAACTAAACCTCCTAAGCCTTTCAACGAAGGAACCCTTCTGTCCGCGATGGAAAATCCGGTTAGGTATATGGCGGGAGAAAGGAAGGACCTGATTCAGACGATTGGAAAAACAGGAGGGCTAGGTACGGTTGCAACGAGAGCGGACATTATCGAAAAGTTATTCAATAGCTTTTTAATTGAACAAAAAGGAAAAGATATATTCATTACAAACAAGGGTAAGCAACTATTAGAGCTTGTACCTGAAGATTTAAAGTCGCCAGCTTTAACTGCTGAGTGGGAACTAAAGCTTGAGTCTATTGCAAAAGGCAAGCTGCCTAAGAAAGTTTTTATTAAAGAAATTGTAGAATATACAAAGGAAGCCGTTTCTGAAATCAAAAATAGTGAGGCGCGATTTAAACATGATAATGTAACAGGAACACGTTGTCCTGATTGTGGCAAATTGATGCTTGAGGTTACTGGGAAGAAAGGGAAAATGCTCGTTTGCCAGGACCGAGAATGCGGGCACCGAAAAAGCATTTCAAAAATCACGAATGCCAGATGTCCGAATTGTCATAAACGGTTAGAGCTGCGCGGAGAAGGAGAAGGTCAAATCTTCTTCTGCTCATGCGGTCACAGGGAAAAGGTATCTGCTTTTCAAAAGAGAAGAAAAGAAAATCAGACATCAAAGGCGTCTAAACAAGAAGTTCAGAAATATTTAAAGAAAAACAAACAAGAAGAGCCAATTAATACATCATTAGCAGATGCACTGGCGAAGCTTAATTTAGACAAATAA
- a CDS encoding MFS transporter encodes MIEQKKNILILQVFFLFVYFGSAGITSFLSVYLSEDQGLNGYQIGTIMSIGPIVMIFFQPIWGMLSDMTNAPTKVISFLCVTAGVLGLGYLVIDDYHWLIFLALFFAIFQSGINPISDSIALKYTGERNLNYGSIRLFGSLGFGLAVYLIGKLSETPLGLDVIFYALFVTLLLAAIIVMKAPKERAKQKLQLKEGIKKVLLLPKFILFIASAFLIFGPNLANNTYFGLFVEDSGGTFAGIGTAFLIAVLSEIPFMQAAKRWIERIGVLNVMLIAGIVSFVRWGLYVTEPALWIIYATAVLQGAAIGLFIPAGLQYVRDVTPVQMTATAVTLYTSVAHGFGTWFSTFFGGIVYEVASIFSVYLFFGILAIIGIILNLWLIKLDKKNDESNPSNAVGF; translated from the coding sequence ATGATTGAGCAAAAAAAAAATATTCTTATACTTCAAGTGTTTTTTCTTTTTGTTTATTTCGGTTCAGCCGGAATTACCTCGTTTCTAAGTGTTTATTTAAGTGAAGATCAAGGTTTAAACGGCTATCAAATCGGGACGATTATGTCGATTGGACCAATTGTCATGATCTTTTTCCAGCCAATCTGGGGAATGTTGAGTGACATGACCAATGCACCAACAAAAGTAATTTCATTTTTATGCGTTACAGCAGGTGTACTGGGACTCGGTTATTTAGTTATTGACGATTATCACTGGTTAATCTTCTTAGCGTTATTCTTCGCCATTTTCCAAAGCGGAATTAACCCTATTTCCGACAGTATCGCTTTAAAGTATACCGGAGAAAGAAATTTAAATTATGGGAGTATCCGATTATTTGGTTCCCTTGGTTTCGGACTAGCTGTGTATTTAATAGGTAAACTGAGTGAAACCCCACTGGGACTTGATGTTATTTTTTATGCTTTATTTGTCACACTGTTGCTTGCGGCCATTATTGTCATGAAGGCACCAAAGGAACGGGCTAAACAGAAGCTTCAATTAAAAGAAGGCATCAAAAAGGTATTATTGCTTCCTAAATTTATTCTTTTTATAGCTTCTGCTTTCCTTATTTTTGGTCCAAATTTGGCGAACAACACGTATTTCGGTCTATTTGTCGAAGACTCAGGCGGAACTTTTGCTGGAATTGGAACAGCATTTTTAATTGCGGTTCTATCAGAAATTCCATTTATGCAAGCAGCCAAACGGTGGATTGAAAGAATCGGTGTATTAAATGTGATGCTTATTGCTGGAATCGTATCCTTCGTTCGATGGGGATTATATGTAACTGAGCCTGCTCTTTGGATTATTTATGCTACAGCGGTCCTTCAGGGAGCTGCGATTGGTCTTTTTATCCCTGCAGGACTTCAATATGTTCGGGACGTTACACCTGTGCAAATGACGGCAACTGCAGTGACATTATATACGTCGGTTGCCCATGGGTTTGGAACCTGGTTCAGTACTTTTTTTGGCGGTATTGTATATGAAGTAGCTAGTATTTTCTCAGTTTATTTATTCTTTGGAATTTTGGCCATTATAGGGATTATCTTAAACCTTTGGTTGATTAAATTAGATAAAAAAAATGATGAGTCCAATCCGTCTAATGCGGTAGGATTTTAA
- a CDS encoding YdcF family protein: MKKYIILAIVIIPVLVVLSFHYQMTETAKRTPPDHVPYLIILGAKVNGTEMSLALLYRANKALEYLKKNPTTKVVVTGGQGPGEEITEAEALQSYLLENGIESNRILIEDQSTSTYENLKFTRELYNIREAVIVSNDFHLYRAIELAEKIGIRGFPLAAKTPEVVTFQLHIREYAALLKMKITGK, encoded by the coding sequence TTGAAAAAATATATTATATTAGCGATCGTTATCATCCCCGTTTTAGTCGTGCTATCTTTTCACTATCAGATGACTGAAACCGCAAAAAGAACACCGCCAGATCATGTACCATATTTGATTATTCTTGGTGCAAAAGTGAATGGAACGGAAATGTCTTTAGCTTTGCTTTATCGTGCGAATAAAGCGTTAGAGTATTTAAAAAAAAATCCAACTACTAAGGTAGTCGTGACAGGAGGGCAGGGTCCTGGAGAGGAGATAACAGAAGCGGAGGCCCTTCAATCCTATTTGTTGGAAAATGGGATTGAATCTAATCGAATTTTAATAGAGGATCAATCTACTTCAACCTATGAAAATCTTAAATTTACAAGAGAACTCTACAATATTCGCGAGGCAGTAATTGTGAGCAATGATTTTCATTTGTACAGGGCGATTGAACTAGCTGAAAAAATAGGGATCCGTGGATTCCCTTTAGCAGCGAAAACGCCGGAAGTTGTAACATTTCAGTTACATATAAGAGAGTATGCTGCTCTATTAAAAATGAAAATTACCGGAAAATAG
- the pepF gene encoding oligoendopeptidase F: MQKTVKKRLTRAEVPVDQTWKLEDLFETVDEWESALREVEELLPTVTQYKGRLGEGSQFLLECLEAQAKVAEKGILVGTYASLRSSEDGSNPDNQAISGKVASAFARLNASLSFVETEILALPDGTVEKYIEENQGLEPFQKNLEDLAKRKQHTLSPETEEALASLSEVHQAPYMIYLRSKLADMVFDSFQAPDGEELPNSFALYEDEYELSPNTETRRKAYESFVKTLKQYQNTFAATYTTEVKKQVAMAKLRQYNSVTQMLLHPQKVTEEMYHNQLDVIQQELAPYMRRYAQLKKRVLGLDTLKFCDLKAPLDPDFNPQTTYEEASKVILEALQVMGPEYSQIMETALTERRVDLADNVGKSTGAFCSSPYGSHPFILITWTNNMRSAFVLAHELGHAGHFYLANKNQRSFNTRPSTYFVEAPSTMNEMLLADHILSKTTDKRMRRWVILQLLGTYYHNFVTHLLEGEYQRRVYSLAEKGVPLTAKTLSEQKGEALSNFWGDTVEIDEGAKLTWMRQPHYYMGLYPYTYSAGLTVSTAVSQLFKEEGQPAIDRWLEVLKAGGTKTPLELIQYAGVDMSTPDPIRKAVAYVGALVEELERSYEE; the protein is encoded by the coding sequence ATGCAAAAAACAGTAAAAAAACGGCTAACACGTGCAGAAGTGCCTGTCGATCAAACCTGGAAACTTGAAGATTTATTTGAAACCGTTGATGAATGGGAGTCTGCTCTAAGAGAGGTGGAAGAGTTACTTCCAACTGTTACCCAATATAAAGGCAGACTTGGAGAAGGATCTCAGTTTTTACTCGAGTGTTTAGAAGCACAAGCAAAGGTAGCCGAAAAAGGAATTTTGGTCGGTACCTATGCGAGTCTGCGTTCATCTGAAGACGGGTCCAACCCAGACAACCAGGCGATTTCCGGGAAAGTAGCTTCAGCATTTGCTAGATTAAATGCTTCCCTATCCTTTGTTGAAACGGAAATCCTGGCTCTTCCAGATGGTACTGTGGAAAAATACATAGAAGAAAATCAGGGACTAGAGCCGTTCCAAAAAAATCTAGAAGATTTGGCAAAAAGAAAACAGCATACCCTCTCCCCCGAAACGGAGGAAGCTCTTGCTAGTTTAAGTGAAGTTCACCAAGCTCCTTATATGATTTATCTGCGAAGCAAATTAGCTGATATGGTGTTTGATTCATTTCAAGCTCCTGATGGCGAAGAATTGCCAAACTCATTTGCTCTTTATGAAGATGAATATGAACTCTCCCCTAATACTGAAACTCGAAGAAAAGCATACGAATCATTTGTTAAAACTCTAAAACAATATCAAAATACATTTGCTGCTACCTATACAACTGAGGTTAAAAAACAGGTTGCCATGGCTAAGCTTCGTCAATATAATTCTGTTACACAAATGCTGCTTCATCCGCAGAAAGTGACAGAAGAAATGTATCATAACCAATTAGATGTCATTCAACAAGAGCTTGCCCCGTATATGCGCAGGTACGCCCAGTTGAAAAAACGGGTTCTTGGATTAGATACACTAAAATTCTGTGATCTGAAAGCTCCGCTTGACCCTGATTTCAATCCGCAAACCACTTATGAAGAAGCTTCAAAAGTTATTTTAGAAGCGTTGCAGGTAATGGGGCCAGAATACAGTCAGATTATGGAAACAGCTTTAACAGAACGCCGGGTTGACTTAGCCGATAATGTTGGCAAATCAACTGGAGCTTTTTGTTCAAGTCCTTATGGTTCTCACCCATTCATCTTAATTACATGGACCAATAACATGAGAAGTGCCTTTGTTCTTGCCCATGAACTCGGACATGCCGGCCACTTCTACCTGGCTAATAAAAATCAACGCAGCTTCAATACACGTCCATCCACGTATTTTGTTGAAGCACCATCTACGATGAATGAAATGCTTTTGGCAGACCACATTTTATCAAAAACAACAGATAAGCGAATGAGACGCTGGGTCATCCTTCAACTTTTAGGAACCTATTATCATAACTTTGTGACACACCTCCTAGAAGGAGAATACCAAAGAAGAGTTTATTCTTTAGCTGAAAAAGGTGTTCCGTTAACAGCTAAAACTCTTTCCGAACAAAAAGGCGAAGCTCTCTCAAATTTCTGGGGCGATACAGTTGAAATTGATGAAGGAGCGAAATTAACCTGGATGCGTCAGCCTCATTACTATATGGGTCTTTATCCATATACCTACTCAGCTGGATTGACAGTATCTACTGCGGTTTCACAGCTCTTTAAAGAAGAAGGGCAACCAGCCATCGACCGCTGGCTAGAGGTACTAAAAGCAGGCGGAACGAAAACCCCGCTTGAATTAATCCAGTATGCAGGTGTCGATATGTCAACGCCGGATCCAATTCGCAAAGCTGTTGCATATGTTGGGGCACTTGTTGAAGAACTAGAAAGAAGTTACGAAGAATAA
- a CDS encoding esterase/lipase family protein, whose translation MLTTNRFVCFILVLLLVWPLPAVAGSLGKGEPAGTPGEWYLGTTPDYVDPYKSPIVFVHGLNSSASTWWEGNDMYDTAYANGYETAFIDLYPTRNMWDNGQLLAEKIEEIYNHFGEKLVVVSHSKGGIDTQAALVHYGADPYVHRVITLSSPHHGSELADLAYSSWAGWLAGILGSKSDATYSMQTGYMDQFRTQTDSRQNVYRIPFYTFGGTAWGSFGSSLYWGGLYLSSYGPNDGAVTVQSSRLSYATEVSVGDWNHSEIRQGSSTFDLFESLLYENAIASKSASSIEKNTSQTNAFYKGGSYRLKTTETFAVEEGVSEITIDWISTRKEVSLVLKDPDGRMYSYFSVDEEPDFSPFAGAYHHSITIPNPKFGQWTIEASAEKEKYLLGVFYKSHLNQDLDISVSDQREVTIYAEGQTVEEDGIKATISLEYYQDENSAPEQLKLVINEGNSSVELPYLGSGVYNLTTDITGQSSQGKEFNRTVIQSVYIDQTGDIVK comes from the coding sequence GTGCTTACCACGAATAGGTTTGTCTGTTTCATATTGGTTCTTTTGTTGGTATGGCCATTACCAGCAGTTGCAGGTTCCCTAGGAAAGGGAGAACCTGCCGGGACCCCTGGTGAATGGTATTTAGGAACTACACCTGATTATGTAGACCCGTATAAGTCACCGATTGTTTTTGTCCATGGATTAAATAGCTCTGCTTCCACCTGGTGGGAAGGAAATGATATGTATGATACGGCCTACGCAAATGGTTACGAGACAGCATTTATAGATTTATATCCAACTCGAAATATGTGGGATAATGGACAGTTACTTGCTGAAAAAATAGAAGAGATTTACAATCATTTTGGTGAAAAACTTGTAGTCGTTTCCCATAGCAAAGGGGGAATAGACACCCAGGCTGCATTAGTCCATTATGGCGCGGATCCATATGTCCACCGTGTTATTACGTTATCGAGTCCCCATCACGGCTCTGAGCTGGCTGATTTAGCCTATAGCAGCTGGGCAGGATGGTTAGCCGGAATTCTTGGAAGTAAAAGTGATGCTACGTATTCAATGCAAACAGGATATATGGATCAATTTCGGACCCAAACGGATTCCCGCCAAAATGTATATCGGATCCCCTTTTACACATTTGGCGGAACGGCTTGGGGCAGCTTCGGAAGCTCCTTATATTGGGGCGGACTTTACTTAAGTTCTTACGGGCCAAACGATGGAGCTGTAACAGTCCAAAGCTCTCGTTTATCCTATGCAACCGAAGTGTCTGTTGGCGATTGGAACCATTCCGAAATTAGACAGGGAAGCTCAACCTTTGACCTCTTTGAATCTTTGCTATATGAAAATGCAATTGCATCTAAATCGGCATCTTCTATCGAAAAAAACACTTCGCAAACAAACGCTTTTTATAAAGGCGGATCCTATCGATTAAAAACAACAGAAACCTTTGCTGTTGAGGAAGGCGTCTCGGAAATCACAATCGATTGGATCAGTACCCGAAAAGAAGTCTCTCTTGTACTAAAGGATCCAGATGGACGTATGTACTCTTATTTTTCAGTGGATGAAGAACCTGACTTTAGCCCATTTGCTGGTGCCTATCATCATTCCATAACCATCCCTAACCCTAAATTCGGGCAATGGACCATTGAAGCATCAGCAGAAAAAGAAAAATATTTGCTGGGTGTTTTTTACAAAAGCCATTTAAATCAGGACCTGGATATTTCGGTTAGTGATCAACGAGAAGTTACCATTTATGCAGAAGGTCAAACTGTTGAGGAAGATGGAATCAAAGCCACTATTTCTCTCGAATACTACCAAGATGAAAATTCAGCTCCAGAACAACTAAAGCTAGTCATAAATGAAGGCAATTCATCTGTGGAACTTCCCTATTTGGGTTCCGGTGTTTATAATTTGACGACCGACATTACAGGCCAATCCAGTCAAGGAAAAGAATTTAACCGAACGGTTATCCAGTCAGTTTATATAGATCAGACTGGAGATATAGTTAAATAG